From the genome of Halomonas sp. LR3S48:
AGTAGGGTCGAAACGCAATAAAAAACCCGGCTTCGCGAGAAGCCGGGTTTTTCGTATTGCTACAGCACTGCCGGACCGAGGCCCGCCGCCGGAGATCACTCCTCGGTGACGACTTCCTCGGACTCCTCGACGACCGGACGGTCGACGAGTTCGACGAAGGCCATGGGGGCGTTGTCGCCGGTGCGGAAACCGCACTTGAGAATACGGACGTAACCGCCCGGACGCTCGACGTAACGCGGACCCAGCTCGTTGAAGAGCTTGCCGACCGCTTCTTTGGAGCGGGTACGGCTGAAGGCCAGACGACGGTTGGCGACGCTGTCCTGCTTGGCCAGGGTGATCAGCGGCTCGATGACACGACGCAGCTCTTTGGCCTTGGGCAGGGTTGTCTTGATCACTTCGTGCTCGATCAGCGACACGCTCA
Proteins encoded in this window:
- the rplQ gene encoding 50S ribosomal protein L17, whose amino-acid sequence is MRHRKSGRHLNRTSSHRQAMFKNMSVSLIEHEVIKTTLPKAKELRRVIEPLITLAKQDSVANRRLAFSRTRSKEAVGKLFNELGPRYVERPGGYVRILKCGFRTGDNAPMAFVELVDRPVVEESEEVVTEE